In one window of Anthonomus grandis grandis chromosome 11, icAntGran1.3, whole genome shotgun sequence DNA:
- the LOC126741963 gene encoding uncharacterized protein LOC126741963 isoform X1 has product MSLFSSPAFRIFNAESKWRDADRTAVKPGGNKLQIRKPLVDRSVNCNTPDAKISGKVAASGKQPQVLQKKCVDSCVSTLGSDLEIDYDLKFSYKEIQQVEDFMPFTKRIEINDVYHIMKNYLGKDSTPPPSPTKFDFQWEPLEINNSICDDSFKSTSSFDSDDISYARELPEYNNIELPPPIDFEDFCM; this is encoded by the exons ATGAGCCTATTTTCTTCGCCTGCATTTAGGATTTTCAATGCAGAGAGTAAGTGGagag ATGCCGACCGAACCGCTGTTAAACCTGGAGGCAACAAACTTCAAATCAGGAAGCCCCTTGTGGACCGCTCGGTTAACTGCAACACACCCGATGCTAAAATATCAGGAAAAGTTGCTGCCTCTGGAAAACAACCTCAAGTACTCCAGAAGAAATGTGTAGATTCTTGTGTCAGTACCTTAGGCTCTGACTTGGAGATCGATTATGACTTAAAATTCTCTTACAAAGAG ATCCAACAAGTCGAAGATTTCATGCCCTTCACCAAGAGAATTGAAATAAATGATGTCTACCAcattatgaaaaattacttgGGCAAAGACTCCACTCCTCCACCATCACCGACTAAATTTGATTTTCAGTGGGAGcctttagaaattaataattcaatctGTGATGATTCATTTAAATCTACTAGTTCTTTTGATAGTGATGACATATCATATGCTAGGGAACTCCCTGAATATAACAATATTGAGTTGCCCCCGCCCATTGATTTTGAGGACTTTTGTATGTAA
- the LOC126741963 gene encoding uncharacterized protein LOC126741963 isoform X2, whose protein sequence is MSLFSSPAFRIFNAENADRTAVKPGGNKLQIRKPLVDRSVNCNTPDAKISGKVAASGKQPQVLQKKCVDSCVSTLGSDLEIDYDLKFSYKEIQQVEDFMPFTKRIEINDVYHIMKNYLGKDSTPPPSPTKFDFQWEPLEINNSICDDSFKSTSSFDSDDISYARELPEYNNIELPPPIDFEDFCM, encoded by the exons ATGAGCCTATTTTCTTCGCCTGCATTTAGGATTTTCAATGCAGAGA ATGCCGACCGAACCGCTGTTAAACCTGGAGGCAACAAACTTCAAATCAGGAAGCCCCTTGTGGACCGCTCGGTTAACTGCAACACACCCGATGCTAAAATATCAGGAAAAGTTGCTGCCTCTGGAAAACAACCTCAAGTACTCCAGAAGAAATGTGTAGATTCTTGTGTCAGTACCTTAGGCTCTGACTTGGAGATCGATTATGACTTAAAATTCTCTTACAAAGAG ATCCAACAAGTCGAAGATTTCATGCCCTTCACCAAGAGAATTGAAATAAATGATGTCTACCAcattatgaaaaattacttgGGCAAAGACTCCACTCCTCCACCATCACCGACTAAATTTGATTTTCAGTGGGAGcctttagaaattaataattcaatctGTGATGATTCATTTAAATCTACTAGTTCTTTTGATAGTGATGACATATCATATGCTAGGGAACTCCCTGAATATAACAATATTGAGTTGCCCCCGCCCATTGATTTTGAGGACTTTTGTATGTAA
- the LOC126741961 gene encoding uncharacterized protein LOC126741961, with protein MAQLFTQEIFELKPLIKSIDIKLCAQNRNGVKQILALITEENDIVIYYCYGELPAIIKRIPWITDSGKSIQAACFDPTATWLLVVCLDSSLYIVPALYIVDKKQKIDCKWSLTDITAFPKCSQIPNLLPTCCVWWQTLECNQNALIGFQTGKILLVSLTDGRVLGECNIPEAIRGLNVCIDNVKESVSLLINSDSERQWRLILEQHSSGYTWPSESSNSHTEDTVKSRFFSLKQIGVDKLASLKQRLGSRKDSQSDSASETTHAELILSASSLSDNSETYLPCPSNVDLDFNISYNNHNNINSAEPELMSQFVNTFFTPQSCRNRHFFSALYRPTGLLTVHAADFETAPIFVYRILPRTHSLVLTDNLIITLNRDINVISIISCQLAECILEGETEFNDDSLVAQFMIDNEEIVDFFKVIDMSPDITTTKNNIKNKLSNTKNKNEMSFLRPAIDTCIVVTTKTVYKIFVRHQPVQKFIEYVTEENNLEKAEKLSYIFNLNLQQLLEYCGDLMISRGSYHSGIILYKRARVHLLKRVLKLAVSADCKTLLKFVHLCLSASRIDMNITTRIHIGNVAVMAYIELLLRSHSSEQVKSNNTKDFMNFLVHESHFDPILAVNMACQAGHWNVVNLLSKSRGLQPETVVAFGKVLQNDLYFKPTSLDFLYALSEPTLTQSLLILPHSSQIIFQYIRENVDSFSSDILRRLSLQLDPSQPCAIPFLKAIYQNNKDNSTTDTNMESFDYEGADSCSIVMKDLIETFLFVILSLTARFSSISFDLSLLDIVLPQIIPDENHVINRLPDLKLLSCGYEHAAVIRNNCVFTMGVATSGCLGTGPVLTNTSGPRLVNTLQNLKVTPLSVSCGKKHTLCATDCGVFAWGSNSHGQLGLGPHLQETPYPQLITTISHLKIVDISAGQYHSIALTHTGKVYTWGWGIHGQLGHGCSDNEYYPKLVNFDQPVRQVAAGHAHSLILTCDGKVYGFGSNVFAQLENNTNVDIKKCTRPTWIIILPDIYVPVEKITSSYFHNMAVTADQKVYMWGASPEEVRCFQQRLNQKQNNGQVSSESWKASIQMYQSQSRRPIRQISVGYRHCAILDQGRILWGKNKEEELCHPNLRDPYEGIMGHRFSHVACGLDYTMAIDQNGQVLAWGTPAMIETILGVSMDLIRKKQDERTIIFKGTRRSLKSQNVHPISNNLPIEISVLPSMAFTFNQTNHKILLKNKYVPNEVLLVEDNDPQKFYREEKLSRSKEFHHIYNVPNIKVGQRTIHFALQSFLELYDVENILKKSSDLNNYQVASKVSFLHGHFVDSLGFSIQAFKRHIGKLGIDLPSLFTCKDSYDVKEKDQGVDLIIKTIEKEKSSSCSSPARILSSSSSLDSLRQFGEEGGQESPCEFDMRQNITNFVQSVRKGEAVLPKLNENQKDLVVAKNCLQIKNKQAKEVLDLASQTVEFYIKKIYISENHILMQNILLKCIEFWLSHNLPVAVLENILLKNLDKYFYPLSILLFCKNFGDEEVILEKEQDVVQLSSSGFLKEFSTKFCLHLCSMVLENANKS; from the exons ATGGCACAACTTTTCACTCAGGAAATCTTCGAACTGAAACCCCTAATAAAATCAATAGATATAAAACTGTGTGCACAGAATAGAAATGGAGTTAAACAGATTTTAGCCTTAATTACTGA GGAAAACGACATTGTGATATATTATTGCTATGGGGAACTACCagcaataattaaaagaataccATGGATAACAGACAGTGGCAAAAGTATCCAAGCTGCTTGCTTCGATCCAACTGCAACATGGCTTTTAGTAGTTT GTCTTGACAGTTCACTATATATTGTCCCTGCCCTTTACATAGTGGACAAGAAACAGAAAATCGATTGTAAATGGTCACTAACAGATATAACAGCATTTCCCAAATGTTCTCAAATACCAAATCTATTGCCTACATGTTGTGTCTGGTGGCAAACGTTGGAATGCAATCAGAACGCCCTGATTGGGTTTCAAACTGGTAAAATTTTGCTTGTTAGCTTAACAGACGGCAGGGTTTTGGGGGAGTGTAATATACCAGAAGCTATAAGGGGATTAAATGTTTGTATCGATAATGTGAAAGAAAGTGTGTCTTTATTG ATTAATAGTGATTCAGAGCGGCAATGGCGCCTAATTTTAGAACAACATAGCAGCGGATACACTTGGCCTTCAGAGAGCTCTAACTCACATACAGAAGATACTGTAAAATccagatttttttctttaaagcaaATTGGTGTTGATAAATTAGCATCCCTTAA ACAACGTCTAGGCTCTCGCAAAGACAGCCAGAGCGACTCTGCAAGTGAAACAACTCACGCCGAACTAATATTATCCGCATCCAGCTTGTCTGATAATTCAGAAACATATTTACCATGCCCGTCAAATGTGGATTTGGATTTTAATATCtcttataataatcataataatataaatagtgcAGAGCCTGAGTTAATGTCACAGTTTGTCAATACGTTTTTTACCCCACAGTCGTGTAGGAATAGACACTTTTTTTCTGCTCTGTATAGGCCTACTGGACTCTTAACA gttCATGCTGCTGACTTTGAAACAGCTCCTATATTTGTATATAGGATACTGCCTAGAACACACTCATTAGTCTTAACAGATAATCTTATAATTACGTTAAATCGTGACATAAATGTTATTTCGATTATCAGCTGTCAACTGGCAGAGTGTATTTTAGAAGGGGAGACt gagtTTAATGATGATTCTTTAGTAGCTCAATTTATGATCGACAATGAGGAAATTGTCGATTTTTTCAAAGTGATAGATATGTCCCCGGATATAACCACCacgaaaaataacattaaaaataaactgtcgaatacaaaaaataagaatgaaatGTCGTTTTTGAGGCCTGCGATCGACACGTGTATTGTAGTGACCACAAAgactgtttataaaatttttgtaag ACACCAACCAGTTCAAAAATTCATAGAATACGTCACCGAagaaaacaatttagaaaaagcGGAAAAACTGTcgtacattttcaacttaaatcTGCAACAGCTGTTAGAATATTGCGGCGATTTGATGATATCTCGAGGATCATACCACTCTG GTATAATTCTCTATAAACGAGCGAGGGTCCATCTACTTAAACGAGTGCTAAAATTAGCGGTTTCTGCCGATTGTAAAACTCTTTTAAAGTTTGTGCATTTGTGTCTTAGCGCAAGCAGAATAGACATGAATATTACAACGAGAATCCATATTGGTAATGTGGCAGTTATGGCTTATATAGAGCTGCTTTTAAGAAGTCATAGCAGTGAACAAGTTAAATCGAACAATACTAAGGATTTTAT gAACTTCTTGGTACATGAATCTCATTTCGACCCAATACTGGCGGTAAATATGGCTTGCCAGGCCGGCCACTGGAACGTGGTCAATCTCCTATCAAAGTCCAGGGGTTTGCAGCCTGAAACTGTTGTTGCTTTTGGGAAGGTTTTGCAGAACGACTTGTACTTCAAGCCGACCAGTTTGGATTTTTTATATGCTCTCTCTGAACCCACTTTAACTCAGAGTTTGCTGATTTTGCCCCATAGTTCACAG ataattttccAATATATTCGCGAGAATGTCGACTCATTTTCGAGCGATATATTAAGACGGCTCAGTCTTCAGTTGGACCCTAGCCAGCCATGTGCCATTccatttttaaaagctatataccaaaataacaaagataattcTACCACGGATACTAATATGGAATCATTTGATTATGAGGGTGCCGATAGTTGTTCTATTGTCATGAAGGATCTCATCGAAACATTCCTTTTTGTGATATTAAGTTTAACTGCAAGGTTTTCTAGTATAAG TTTTGACTTAAGTTTATTAGATATAGTGCTGCCCCAAATAATTCCAGACGAAAATCACGTAATAAATCGACTGCCAGACTTAAAACTGTTAAGCTGTGGCTATGAACATGCGGCGGTGATTAGGAATAATTGTGTTTTTACTATGGGGGTGGCCACATCGGGATGTCTAG GTACTGGGCCGGTGCTAACCAACACAAGCGGTCCTAGACTAGTAAATACTTTACAAAACCTAAAAGTTACACCATTGTCAGTGAGTTGTGGCAAAAAGCACACCTTATGTGCCACGGATTGTGGT GTGTTTGCTTGGGGGTCTAATAGCCACGGCCAGTTAGGTTTAGGACCCCATCTACAAGAAACCCCGTATCCTCAGCTGATAACCACTATTTCACATTTGAAAATTGTTGATATTTCCGCGG GTCAGTATCATAGTATAGCCCTTACCCATACCGGTAAGGTTTACACTTGGGGTTGGGGAATTCACGGTCAGTTAGGCCACGGTTGTAGCGACAATGAATACTATCCTAAATTAGTAAATTTTGATCAACCCGTAAGGCAGGTGGCCGCcg GACATGCCCACAGCCTAATTTTAACATGTGACGGCAAAGTATACGGTTTCGGATCGAACGTATTTGCCCAATTAGAGAACAATACGAACGTCGATATTAAAAAGTGCACCAGGCCTACGTGGATCATTATTTTACCGGATATCTATGTGCCCGTGGAAAAAATCACCAGTTCCTATTTTCATAAT ATGGCGGTGACAGCCGATCAAAAGGTTTATATGTGGGGTGCCAGTCCCGAGGAAGTGCGATGTTTCCAGCAGCGGTTGAACCAGAAACAAAATAACGGTCAAGTTTCTAGCGAGTCATGgaaagcaagtatacaaatgtATCAGTCACAATCCAGGAGACCTATAAGGCAAATTTCTGTTG GATACCGCCATTGTGCCATACTAGACCAGGGTCGCATTCTCTGGGGCAAGAATAAAGAAGAAGAATTATGTCATCCGAACTTACGAGATCCTTATGAGGGCATTATGGGACATAGATTTTCTCATGTGGCCTGCGGTTTAGATTATACCATGGCCATCGATCAGAATGGGCAGGTTTTGGCTTGGGGGACACCCGCTATGATAGAG acgATTTTAGGAGTTTCGATGGACCTAATCCGTAAAAAACAAGACGAACGTACGATAATTTTCAAAGGTACCCGTAGGTCCTTGAAAAGTCAGAATGTACATCCCATATCAAATAACTTGCCGATAGAAATATCAGTTTTGCCATCGATGGCGTTCACTTTTAATCAGACCAACCACAAGATCTTGCTAAAGAACAAATACGTCCCAAACGAAGTGCTTTTAGTTGAAGATAATGACCCTCAAAAGTTCTATCGTGAGGAAAAGTTGAGCAGAAGCAAGGAATTTCATCATATCTACAACGTACCGAACATCAAAGTTGGTCAAAGAACTATACATTTTGCTTTACAGAGCTTTTTGGAGTTATACGATGtcgaaaatattcttaaaaaaagcaGCGACCTTAACAACTATCAAGTGGCTAGCAAAGTGTCTTTTTTGCACGGACACTTTGTGGATAGCCTCGGGTTTTCAATTCAGGCTTTCAAACGTCACATTGGTAAACTCGGCATAGACCTACCCTCGCTATTTACTTGTAAAGATTCGTATGACGTCAAAGAAAAAGATCAAGGAGTGGATTTAAtcattaaaacaatcgaaaaagaaaaatctAGCAGTTGCAGTAGTCCCGCGAGGATTTTAAGTTCCAGCTCGTCCCTAGATAGTTTAAGGCAGTTTGGGGAAGAAGGCGGTCAAGAAAGTCCGTGCGAATTCGATATGagacaaaatattacaaattttgttcaGTCTGTGAGAAAAGGGGAAGCGGTTCTTCCTAAATTAAACGAAAACCAGAAGGACTTAGTTGTGGCAAAGAAttgtttgcaaataaaaaacaaacaggcCAAGGAAGTGCTGGACCTTGCCTCTCAAACTGTCGAGTTCTATATTAAGAAAATCTATATATCTGAGAACCATATCTTGATGCAAAACATTCTATTAAAATGTATAGAGTTTTGGCTCTCTCATAATTTGCCCGTTGCGGTTTTGGAAAATAtccttttaaagaatttggatAAGTACTTTTATCCCttatctatattattattttgtaaaaatttcggTGATGAAGAAGTGATCCTGGAAAAGGAGCAAGATGTAGTGCAATTAAGTTCGTCCGGATTTTTAAAGGAGTTTTCTACCAAGTTTTGCTTGCATTTATGTTCTATGGTCTTGGAAAACGccaataaatcttaa